In one Columba livia isolate bColLiv1 breed racing homer chromosome 23, bColLiv1.pat.W.v2, whole genome shotgun sequence genomic region, the following are encoded:
- the KRT222 gene encoding keratin-like protein KRT222 isoform X1, translated as MELSPLRAIGAQYETHSTRNQIKTISTARTQLEEATVKRMDKDAEALKAARAELCEARRQWHHMQMEIESLHAVEKGLERSLRATEQQYHVQLQHLEAEIECLEKELLEVRRGIEKQLQEHEILLNTRMKLEEEIATYRSLLEQEESRFRCSVPGRKDDKQPTTSKIAFTLPSDGVKKRGTEKVELMTKQAVLDGNIMKESAEAHGTVQTEKVDEVIKEWEGSFFKDNPRLRKKSVSLRFDLHLAATDEGCLHTRKKALPDIEVRLVMRRSCSIPSIKP; from the exons ATGGAACTGTCCCCGCTCCGTGCGATCGGGGCACAGTATGAAACGCACAGCACCAGAAATCAGATAAAGACCATCAGCACAGCAAGGACCCAG CTAGAAGAAGCTACAGTGAAAAGAATGGACAAAGATGCAGAAGCATTAAAGGCAGCCAGGGCAGAACTGTGTGAAGCGAGACGGCAGTGGCACCACATGCAGATGGAAATTGAGTCTCTCCACGCTGTG GAAAAGGGTTTGGAGCGTTCATTGCGTGCCACAGAGCAGCAGTACCATGTGCAGCTACAACATTTAGAAGCTGAGATTGAATGCTTAGAGAAAGAGCTCCTGGAAGTGAGAAGAGGGATTGAGAAACAGCTCCAGGAACATGAAATTCTCCTGAACACGAGGATGAAACTGGAGGAGGAGATAGCAACATACCGCAGCCTGCTTGAGCAAGAAGAGAGCAG GTTTCGTTGCTCTGTGCCCGGCAGGAAGGACGACAAACAGCCCACCACCAGTAAAATCGCCTTTACGCTGCCTTCAG ATGGTGTAAAGAAGCGTGGAACGGAGAAGGTGGAGCTGATGACAAAACAAGCCGTCCTCGATGGAAATATTATGAAGGAAAGTGCTGAAGCTCATGGCACTGTACA GACAGAAAAAGTGGATGAAGTTATTAAAGAATGGGAAGGTTCGTTCTTTAAGGACAACCCTCGCTTAAGGAAAAAGTCTGTCTCATTGCGCTTTGATCTCCACCTGGCAGCGACGGACGAAGGGTGTTTGCACACGAGAAAGAAAGCTCTTCCCGACATCGAGGTCAGGCTGGTGATGAGGCGATCTTGCAGTATTCCTTCCATCAAACCTTAA
- the KRT222 gene encoding keratin-like protein KRT222 isoform X2, giving the protein MDKDAEALKAARAELCEARRQWHHMQMEIESLHAVEKGLERSLRATEQQYHVQLQHLEAEIECLEKELLEVRRGIEKQLQEHEILLNTRMKLEEEIATYRSLLEQEESRFRCSVPGRKDDKQPTTSKIAFTLPSDGVKKRGTEKVELMTKQAVLDGNIMKESAEAHGTVQTEKVDEVIKEWEGSFFKDNPRLRKKSVSLRFDLHLAATDEGCLHTRKKALPDIEVRLVMRRSCSIPSIKP; this is encoded by the exons ATGGACAAAGATGCAGAAGCATTAAAGGCAGCCAGGGCAGAACTGTGTGAAGCGAGACGGCAGTGGCACCACATGCAGATGGAAATTGAGTCTCTCCACGCTGTG GAAAAGGGTTTGGAGCGTTCATTGCGTGCCACAGAGCAGCAGTACCATGTGCAGCTACAACATTTAGAAGCTGAGATTGAATGCTTAGAGAAAGAGCTCCTGGAAGTGAGAAGAGGGATTGAGAAACAGCTCCAGGAACATGAAATTCTCCTGAACACGAGGATGAAACTGGAGGAGGAGATAGCAACATACCGCAGCCTGCTTGAGCAAGAAGAGAGCAG GTTTCGTTGCTCTGTGCCCGGCAGGAAGGACGACAAACAGCCCACCACCAGTAAAATCGCCTTTACGCTGCCTTCAG ATGGTGTAAAGAAGCGTGGAACGGAGAAGGTGGAGCTGATGACAAAACAAGCCGTCCTCGATGGAAATATTATGAAGGAAAGTGCTGAAGCTCATGGCACTGTACA GACAGAAAAAGTGGATGAAGTTATTAAAGAATGGGAAGGTTCGTTCTTTAAGGACAACCCTCGCTTAAGGAAAAAGTCTGTCTCATTGCGCTTTGATCTCCACCTGGCAGCGACGGACGAAGGGTGTTTGCACACGAGAAAGAAAGCTCTTCCCGACATCGAGGTCAGGCTGGTGATGAGGCGATCTTGCAGTATTCCTTCCATCAAACCTTAA